A single window of Balaenoptera ricei isolate mBalRic1 chromosome 15, mBalRic1.hap2, whole genome shotgun sequence DNA harbors:
- the RALY gene encoding RNA-binding protein Raly isoform X1, whose product MSLKIQTSNVTNKNDPKSINSRVFIGNLNTAVVKKSDVETIFSKYGRVAGCSVHKGYAFVQYANERHARAAVLGENGRVLAGQTLDINMAGEPKPNRPKGLKRAASAIYSGYSFDYDYYRDDFYDRLFDYRGRLSPVPVPRAVPVKRPRVTVPLVRRVKTTIPVKLFARSTAITTTGSAKIKLKSSELQTIKTELTQIKSNIDALLGRLEQIAEEQKANPDGKKKGESGSGSGSGIGIGSGSGSSGGGSRPPAPQEDTASEAGTPQGEAQARDDGDEEGLLTHSEEELEHSQDTDAEDGALQ is encoded by the exons ATGTCCTTGAAGATCCAGACAAGCAACGTAACCAACAAGAATGACCCCAAATCCATCAACTCTCGGGTTTTCATTGGAAACCTCAACACAGCTGTGGTGAAGAAGTCTGATGTGGAGACCATCTTCTCCAAGTATGGCCGTGTGGCCGGCTGTTCTGTGCACAAGGGCTATGCCTTTGTCCAGTATGCCAATGAGCGCCATGCCCGGGCAGCTGTGCTGGGAGAGAATGGGCGGGTGCTGGCTGGGCAGACCCTGG ACATCAACATGGCTGGAGAGCCAAAGCCCAACAGACCCAAGGGGCTAAAGAGAGCAGCATCTGCCATATACAG TGGCTACAGCTTTGACTATGATTACTACCGGGACGACTTCTACGACAG GCTCTTCGACTATCGGGGCCGCCTGTCACCAGTGCCAGTGCCCAGGGCAGTCCCTGTGAAGCGACCCCGGGTCACAGTCCCCTTGGTCCGACGTGTCAAAACCACCATACCTGTCAAGCTCTTTGCCCGTTCcacagccatcaccaccaccggCTCAGCCAAGATCAAGT TAAAGAGCAGTGAGCTGCAGACCATCAAGACAGAGCTGACCCAGATCAAGTCCAACATCGATGCCTTGCTGGGTCGCTTGGAGCAGATTGCCGAGGAGCAGAAGGCCAATCCAG ATGGCAAAAAGAAGGGCGAGAGCGGCAGCGGCAGTGGCAGTGGCATCGGCATCGGCAGTGGCAGTGGCAGTAGTGGTGGCGGCAGCCGGCCACCGGCCCCCCAAGAGGACACAGCTTCTGAGGCAGGCACGCCCCAGGGAGAAGCACAGGCTCGAGACGACGGTGATGAGGAGGGGCTGCTAACACACAGCGAGGAAGAGCTG GAGCACAGCCAGGACACAGATGCGGAGGATGGGGCCTTGCAGTAA
- the RALY gene encoding RNA-binding protein Raly isoform X2 — MSLKIQTSNVTNKNDPKSINSRVFIGNLNTAVVKKSDVETIFSKYGRVAGCSVHKGYAFVQYANERHARAAVLGENGRVLAGQTLDINMAGEPKPNRPKGLKRAASAIYRLFDYRGRLSPVPVPRAVPVKRPRVTVPLVRRVKTTIPVKLFARSTAITTTGSAKIKLKSSELQTIKTELTQIKSNIDALLGRLEQIAEEQKANPDGKKKGESGSGSGSGIGIGSGSGSSGGGSRPPAPQEDTASEAGTPQGEAQARDDGDEEGLLTHSEEELEHSQDTDAEDGALQ, encoded by the exons ATGTCCTTGAAGATCCAGACAAGCAACGTAACCAACAAGAATGACCCCAAATCCATCAACTCTCGGGTTTTCATTGGAAACCTCAACACAGCTGTGGTGAAGAAGTCTGATGTGGAGACCATCTTCTCCAAGTATGGCCGTGTGGCCGGCTGTTCTGTGCACAAGGGCTATGCCTTTGTCCAGTATGCCAATGAGCGCCATGCCCGGGCAGCTGTGCTGGGAGAGAATGGGCGGGTGCTGGCTGGGCAGACCCTGG ACATCAACATGGCTGGAGAGCCAAAGCCCAACAGACCCAAGGGGCTAAAGAGAGCAGCATCTGCCATATACAG GCTCTTCGACTATCGGGGCCGCCTGTCACCAGTGCCAGTGCCCAGGGCAGTCCCTGTGAAGCGACCCCGGGTCACAGTCCCCTTGGTCCGACGTGTCAAAACCACCATACCTGTCAAGCTCTTTGCCCGTTCcacagccatcaccaccaccggCTCAGCCAAGATCAAGT TAAAGAGCAGTGAGCTGCAGACCATCAAGACAGAGCTGACCCAGATCAAGTCCAACATCGATGCCTTGCTGGGTCGCTTGGAGCAGATTGCCGAGGAGCAGAAGGCCAATCCAG ATGGCAAAAAGAAGGGCGAGAGCGGCAGCGGCAGTGGCAGTGGCATCGGCATCGGCAGTGGCAGTGGCAGTAGTGGTGGCGGCAGCCGGCCACCGGCCCCCCAAGAGGACACAGCTTCTGAGGCAGGCACGCCCCAGGGAGAAGCACAGGCTCGAGACGACGGTGATGAGGAGGGGCTGCTAACACACAGCGAGGAAGAGCTG GAGCACAGCCAGGACACAGATGCGGAGGATGGGGCCTTGCAGTAA